A single Oncorhynchus nerka isolate Pitt River linkage group LG10, Oner_Uvic_2.0, whole genome shotgun sequence DNA region contains:
- the LOC115136400 gene encoding adhesion G-protein coupled receptor G2-like: MDVVEMIEDLLKDHPDLNCTELSTILKKLKNIVFISCMTPPLGEAIINIISDILESKSYLQHVTNQILDITEMVGDKMSCFDKTNYTLVASAMAISVVDVDLGQFQVLTFGVSSAAEGLSPEIYINKDPFKGTVAFISLPSALKYRFPQHSGAQPRVQFQFYGVPTLFMNNPDGKILNTYVVSASVTNASGPIKDLEEDVEVTLHHLTSNPLGKEVQCVYWDFNQNEGRGGWEQHGCRKHNTSADYTTCLCDHLTHFGVLLDVSRTQIDIPNEEILTIITHLGCGVSSVFLGITVLTYTAFEKLRRDYPSKILINLSLALLGLNMVFLVNSWISSFGSYGLCVAVASALHYFLLASFTWMGLEAVHMYFALVKVFNVYVPSYILKFCSLGWGIPLAICCVVLVVKRESYGSSLGSESMEPLDNSEAFCWIQDEVAFYLSVVGYILLVMLCNMAIFVVVLVQIRHMRVNQPAGIHSGLLLQDLKGVSSLTFLLGLTWTVAFFAWGPAKVPFLYLFCVLNSLQGFFIFLFHCLMKENVRKQWRIHLCFGRFRLQDYSEWSQTFTVGAKSRPNPLVRMPSVRSIKSSATESTSASSDSSQRQVSIRRPNLNLVYENNLALPLVQRNSTPLPHKSASFPEEGHCEGPSWKDGSHPRHRLPIP; the protein is encoded by the exons ATGGATGTGGTGGAGATGATAGAGGACCTGCTGAAAGACCATCCAGACCTCAATTGCACTGAACTGAGCACCATTCTGAAGAAACTCAAAAACATTGTTTTCATCAGCTGTATGACCCCACCTCTGGGCGAAGCTATCATCAACATCATCTCAGACATCTTGGAGTCTAAGAGCTACCTGCAGCATGTCACCAACCA AATACTGGACATTACAGAGATGGTTGGCGACAAGATGTCTTGTTTTGACAAGACAAATTACACGTTGGTTGCTTCTGCGATGGCAATCTCCGTGGTGGACGTAGACCTGGGCCAGTTTCAGGTCCTCACTTTTGGCGTCTCGTCTGCTGCAGAGGGCCTAAGCCCCGAG ATTTATATCAACAAGGATCCGTTCAAAGGGACTGTTGCGTTCATCTCCTTACCCTCAGCCTTGAAGTACAGATTTCCTCAACACAGTGGAGCCCAGCCGCGGGTTCAGTTTCAGTTTTATGGAGTCCCAACTCTCTTCATG AACAACCCGGATGGGAAGATCCTGAACACTTATGTGGTCTCAGCCAGTGTCACCAACGCCAGTGGCCCCATCAAGGACCTAGAGGAGGATGTAGAGGTGACACTACATCACTTGACGTCCAATCCA CTTGGCAAGGAGGTGCAGTGTGTCTACTGGGACTTCAATCAAAATG AAGGAAGGGGAGGATGGGAACAGCATGGATGCAGGAAGCACAACACCAGTGCTGACTATACCACATGCCTGTGTGACCACCTCACTCATTTTGGAGTACTTCTG GATGTATCCAGGACTCAAATTGACATACCAAATGAGGAAATTCTGACCATCATCACTCATCTGGGCTGCGGTGTGTCCTCCGTCTTCCTGGGAATCACTGTGTTGACATACACAGCATTTGA GAAGCTCCGCAGAGACTACCCATCCAAGATCCTCATTAACTTGTCTCTGGCGCTGCTGGGTCTCAACATGGTTTTCCTGGTCAACTCCTGGATCTCCTCCTTTGGCAGCTATGGGCTTTGTGTGGCGGTGGCTTCCGCACTGCACTATTTCCTACTGGCCTCTTTCACCTGGATGGGCCTGGAGGCTGTGCACATGTACTTTGCCTTGGTCAAAGTCTTCAATGTTTATGTGCCCTCATACATCCTCAAGTTCTGCTCCCTAGGATGGG GAATCCCTCTGGCTATATGCTGCGTAGTTCTGGTTGTGAAGAGAGAGTCCTACGGCAGCTCCCTCGGCAGTGAGTCCATGGAACCACTAGATAACTCCGAGGCGTT CTGCTGGATCCAGGATGAAGTGGCTTtctatctgtctgtggtgggcTACATTCTGCTAGTGATGCTGTGCAACATGGCTATCTTCGTGGTGGTCCTGGTCCAGATCCGCCACATGCGGGTCAATCAGCCGGCTGGCATCCACAGCGGCCTCCTTCTGCAAGACCTGAAGGGGGTTTCCAGTCTCACCTTCCTGCTGGGTCTCACCTGGACTGTGGCTTTCTTCGCCTGGGGGCCAGCCAAGGTTCCCTTCCTCTACCTCTTCTGTGTCCTCAACAGTCTGCAAG GgttctttatatttctgttccaTTGTCTGATGAAGGAGAATGTGAGAAAACAATGGAGAATCCATTTGTGCTTTGGCCGCTTCAGACTCCAAGACTACTCTG AGTGGAGCCAGACTTTTACAGTTGGTGCCAAATCCAGACCTAACCCTCTGGTGCGCATGCCCTCAGTGAGGTCCATCAAGTCCAGTGCCACAGAAAGCACCTCGGCCTCCTCCGACTCCAGTCAACGACAGGTCTCCATCAGAAGACCTAACTTGA ACCTTGTGTATGAGAATAACTTGGCACTACCACTTGTCCAACGCaactccactcctctacctcacAAGAGTGCCTCTTTCCCAGAGGAGGGGCACTGCGAGGGGCCCTCTTGGAAAGACGGATCTCACCCAAGACATCGGCTACCCATTCCTTAA